From the Acidobacteriota bacterium genome, one window contains:
- a CDS encoding sugar phosphate isomerase/epimerase — translation MKTSRRGLFKFGVAAASAGIFAGRTQVAHAKKRALKLGVASYSLRNIPRPGAIEMVRALGTPYVNIKSFHIPYETSKAERARARAQFEKSGLQIVGGGVVAFKEDTDDAVEFFFEYAKQCGMPLMAIAPTAQVMPRVEKFVKRYGIAVAIHNHGPEDQHFPAPSDGLKVIKGMDPRVGLCVDVGHTARTGVDVVDAVREAGSRILDMHMKDLRDFTDHRSQCAIGEGKMPVADIFRELIRMGYAGHVNLEYEIEPDNPLPGMKQSFAYMRGVLDGLAGS, via the coding sequence ATGAAAACATCCAGGCGCGGACTCTTCAAGTTCGGTGTGGCGGCGGCGTCAGCGGGAATTTTTGCCGGCCGGACTCAGGTGGCGCACGCCAAGAAGCGGGCCTTGAAGTTGGGAGTGGCCAGCTACTCGCTGCGGAACATCCCCCGTCCCGGGGCCATCGAAATGGTGCGGGCGTTGGGGACGCCTTACGTCAACATCAAGTCGTTTCACATTCCGTATGAGACCTCTAAGGCGGAGCGGGCGCGGGCGCGGGCCCAATTCGAAAAGTCCGGCCTGCAGATCGTCGGTGGAGGGGTGGTCGCCTTCAAGGAAGACACGGACGACGCCGTGGAGTTTTTCTTCGAGTACGCCAAACAGTGCGGCATGCCTCTGATGGCGATCGCCCCCACGGCTCAGGTCATGCCGCGGGTGGAGAAATTCGTCAAGCGTTACGGCATCGCCGTGGCCATCCACAATCACGGCCCCGAGGACCAGCATTTTCCGGCGCCCTCCGACGGGCTCAAGGTGATCAAGGGAATGGACCCCCGGGTGGGACTGTGCGTCGACGTGGGCCACACGGCCCGCACCGGTGTCGACGTGGTGGATGCGGTCCGCGAAGCGGGCAGCCGAATTCTGGACATGCACATGAAGGACCTGCGGGATTTCACGGACCACAGGAGCCAGTGCGCCATCGGTGAGGGCAAGATGCCGGTGGCCGACATCTTCCGGGAGTTGATCCGAATGGGCTATGCGGGCCACGTCAACCTGGAATACGAGATCGAACCGGACAATCCCCTGCCGGGCATGAAGCAGTCCTTTGCGTATATGCGGGGAGTCCTGGACGGTCTGGCCGGGTCGTGA
- a CDS encoding lactonase family protein gives MVLFLTQTVKARNPDPIVYVAGGSSRIDIHTLDLNRGILEKRGSGALRPTDDSGSFPYVARHPNGKFLYALDRLEPPHVVALAIEDGDRGLRRISRTPVGPGSPPHLHVHPSGRWLLVVHYHPGAGYVSVLPLGPDGAARNPVQTREVGKKTHMVQADPGGNYYFIPCTNSDYIAQFRFDAESGRLEPNDPAVAPTDEGAGPRHMAFHPGGRFAYAVNETNSTVHSWRYDAATGRLSGRETVDSLPSGFDRSGNTGAHILVSPSGEFVYASNRGHNSIVIFRVDPGTGRLERIGWEQGDGLIRIPRNFDIDPGGRLLLVANQDADSILIFRIGPDGRLTRFGDPVPTSEKPTYVGIFGRID, from the coding sequence ATGGTCCTTTTCTTGACTCAGACGGTGAAGGCTCGAAACCCGGACCCGATCGTCTACGTTGCCGGAGGGAGCAGCCGGATCGACATCCACACGCTGGACCTGAATCGGGGAATCCTGGAGAAGCGGGGCTCCGGGGCCCTGCGGCCCACCGACGACTCGGGCAGCTTCCCCTACGTGGCGCGCCATCCCAATGGGAAATTCCTGTATGCCCTGGACCGGTTGGAACCGCCCCACGTGGTCGCTCTGGCCATCGAGGACGGAGACCGCGGCCTGCGGCGGATTTCACGGACCCCGGTTGGTCCGGGATCGCCTCCTCACCTCCACGTGCATCCCTCGGGACGCTGGCTCCTGGTGGTTCACTATCATCCCGGAGCGGGCTACGTCTCGGTCCTGCCTCTGGGTCCCGACGGCGCTGCGAGAAACCCCGTGCAAACGAGAGAGGTCGGGAAGAAGACCCACATGGTCCAGGCGGACCCCGGCGGCAACTACTATTTCATTCCCTGCACCAACTCCGACTACATTGCCCAGTTCCGCTTCGACGCCGAATCGGGCCGGTTGGAACCGAACGATCCGGCGGTGGCTCCCACCGACGAGGGAGCCGGTCCCCGGCACATGGCGTTTCATCCCGGCGGCCGCTTCGCCTACGCCGTCAACGAGACCAACAGCACGGTCCACTCCTGGCGCTACGACGCAGCCACCGGCCGGCTCTCCGGCAGGGAGACGGTGGACTCGCTGCCCTCCGGGTTCGACCGCAGCGGAAACACCGGCGCCCACATCCTGGTCTCTCCGTCGGGAGAGTTTGTCTATGCGTCCAACCGGGGACACAACAGCATCGTCATCTTCCGGGTGGATCCCGGAACGGGGCGGCTGGAGCGGATCGGCTGGGAGCAGGGAGACGGATTGATCCGGATTCCGCGGAACTTCGACATCGATCCCGGCGGACGGCTGTTGCTGGTGGCGAATCAGGACGCCGACTCGATCCTCATCTTCCGGATCGGACCGGACGGCCGCCTGACCCGGTTCGGGGACCCGGTTCCCACGAGCGAGAAACCCACCTACGTCGGGATCTTCGGCAGGATCGACTGA